Part of the Desulforegula conservatrix Mb1Pa genome is shown below.
AGCCATAAAAGCTCCCGAAAATCGATTTCTTTCACGTCTTCTTTTCTCTCGGGCCATTTGAACCTCTGGCGTTCCAGCCTCTTCTGCCAGAGACAAAACCCGTTCCTGTGCCAGTAAAAAATCTTGATTATATTTTTGCCTCTGTTGCAGAATACAAAAAGATTCCCGGAAAAAGGATTGAGGTTCATTGCGCCCTCAACAAGCAGGCCAAGCCCGTTTATGGATTTGCGCATGTCCGTGGATCCTGCCGCGAGCCACACTCTTGTTGATTCAAGATGCGCGATCATAGCTCTGCCAGAACCCTTAAAACCTGTTTAAGATCTGCGGGATTAAAGCCTGATTTTATTTCCACCGTGAAACATCCTGTTTTCAACGAAATCGGAGTCAAGACCGGGGAAGGCCTTAATCTTGGCACCTCAATGAACTCTACAGATCCGGATTTTCTGGATAGCTTTCTCTTCCAATAAAAAAACTGATGCCTGCCAATATTCTTTCTGCGGCAGTACTCAACTACAGTCAGA
Proteins encoded:
- the tnpB gene encoding IS66 family insertion sequence element accessory protein TnpB (TnpB, as the term is used for proteins encoded by IS66 family insertion elements, is considered an accessory protein, since TnpC, encoded by a neighboring gene, is a DDE family transposase.), encoding MIAHLESTRVWLAAGSTDMRKSINGLGLLVEGAMNLNPFSGNLFVFCNRGKNIIKIFYWHRNGFCLWQKRLERQRFKWPERKEDVKEIDFRELLWLLDGLEISALKPHKTLNFSSLL
- the tnpA gene encoding IS66 family insertion sequence element accessory protein TnpA, with product MSKCEDKKNLAEYWGKEISEWKASSLTVVEYCRRKNIGRHQFFYWKRKLSRKSGSVEFIEVPRLRPSPVLTPISLKTGCFTVEIKSGFNPADLKQVLRVLAEL